A region of Candidatus Poribacteria bacterium DNA encodes the following proteins:
- a CDS encoding IS5 family transposase, with translation MAVRRWVDGQSDGQVDHLRRRGRTQPNGSRKKGVKRSVAVESNGGPLGVMIAGANVHDTQLLAATLDALVLAPPFPTEEQPLHLCLDKAYDNPTGTRALADFGYVGHVRRIGEEKLDDHGEKTHPARRWVVERTMAWLAKYRSILVRYEVKPENYRGLMKLACILIWTRIWHRLKAENPD, from the coding sequence ATGGCAGTCCGCCGATGGGTCGATGGGCAAAGCGATGGGCAAGTCGACCATCTCCGCCGACGCGGTCGGACCCAACCCAACGGATCGCGGAAAAAAGGGGTGAAACGAAGCGTCGCCGTGGAGAGCAACGGTGGCCCGTTGGGTGTGATGATCGCCGGAGCCAACGTCCACGACACCCAGCTGCTCGCGGCAACGTTGGACGCCCTCGTTCTCGCGCCGCCATTTCCGACGGAGGAACAGCCGTTGCACCTGTGTTTGGACAAGGCATACGACAACCCCACGGGAACGCGGGCGCTCGCCGACTTTGGATACGTCGGGCATGTTCGTCGGATCGGCGAGGAGAAGCTCGACGATCACGGGGAGAAGACCCATCCGGCGCGGCGCTGGGTGGTGGAGCGCACGATGGCGTGGTTGGCCAAGTACCGCTCGATTCTGGTGCGCTATGAGGTCAAACCGGAGAACTACCGCGGACTGATGAAGCTCGCCTGCATCCTCATCTGGACGCGCATCTGGCATCGGCTCAAAGCCGAAAACCCCGATTGA
- a CDS encoding MFS transporter — MSFRLFVFSLTPPWYVVLATQALHALTFGGTHVASMRIIHRITPEAFRASGQTFLTALVGLGGVLGGVWAETYGLPGLFRMLAIVGAAATLLVFLGFAKWREDVGA, encoded by the coding sequence ATGTCGTTTCGGCTCTTCGTCTTCTCATTGACGCCGCCGTGGTATGTCGTGCTGGCGACGCAGGCGCTCCACGCCCTGACGTTCGGCGGAACCCACGTCGCGTCGATGCGGATCATCCACCGGATCACGCCGGAAGCCTTCCGGGCGAGCGGGCAGACGTTCCTGACGGCGTTGGTCGGGCTGGGGGGCGTGCTGGGCGGGGTCTGGGCAGAGACGTATGGTCTGCCGGGGCTGTTCCGCATGCTGGCGATCGTCGGGGCGGCAGCAACGCTGCTGGTGTTCCTCGGCTTCGCGAAGTGGCGTGAGGACGTGGGTGCGTAG
- a CDS encoding transposase: protein MSISIDECSYPIVSCEFVDSEVYRVQTTDDAKPEPKPESTIWAVPDDVWEIIEEILSREYPRHRQDRKRVPLRPVLDGVVYKLRTGCQWNRIPKEYGDDSTIHRHFQAWCEMGIFDAIWRQLLLRCEGLGGIDWTWQSADGSMGKAMGKSTISADAVGPNPTDRGKKG from the coding sequence GTGTCTATCTCAATCGACGAATGCAGTTATCCGATAGTCTCCTGTGAGTTCGTCGATTCAGAAGTCTATCGCGTGCAAACGACCGACGATGCCAAGCCGGAACCCAAGCCCGAATCGACGATCTGGGCGGTTCCCGACGACGTGTGGGAGATCATCGAGGAGATTCTGAGCCGCGAGTATCCTCGACATCGGCAAGACCGCAAGCGTGTGCCGCTTCGCCCGGTGTTGGACGGGGTTGTCTACAAGCTGCGCACCGGCTGTCAGTGGAATCGGATCCCCAAGGAATACGGCGACGACAGCACGATCCATCGCCATTTCCAGGCGTGGTGCGAGATGGGTATCTTCGATGCCATCTGGCGTCAGCTGCTTCTCCGGTGCGAGGGGTTGGGCGGCATTGACTGGACATGGCAGTCCGCCGATGGGTCGATGGGCAAAGCGATGGGCAAGTCGACCATCTCCGCCGACGCGGTCGGACCCAACCCAACGGATCGCGGAAAAAAGGGGTGA